Within the Pseudochaenichthys georgianus unplaced genomic scaffold, fPseGeo1.2 scaffold_411_arrow_ctg1, whole genome shotgun sequence genome, the region ataaaaccaatacaaaacattATAACCAGTCACAATAGAAACTAtcacatatattttttttttaaaaagaagaagaaggtcCAGAGTTAAAGGTTGATGGTCATCCAGTAAGCTGAGACTCTTAGGACCTGCTTAACATTCTGTCAGTATCAGCGTACGTTAGATATCTGCTGCTTGTTATAACACAGGATGTGGAATTTAACATAGTACATTCACTGTACTTAGTCAACATTTTGGGTTGCTTGCAATTTACTTGAGTATTCACATATAAAtgctacttttgtacttttacagcAGTATATTTCTGTGGGAAATATTGTACGCTTCACTGCAATACATTTGACAGCTTTAGATACTTAATATTTTGAAATGTGCCAGTCATTAATGAACAATGTAGAATAAATCATGATGTATTATTACCTATGATTATTACGCATTAATCTACCTATTTAAACATTAACATTAGAATGGCTTACATATTATTGCACAACAATCCCATTTTATTCTGAATTttccaatctgcataatgagtactgttACTCATGGTAATTTAAGTATATTTCTATTTTGATGATTTGATACTTTTAAGAGTACCTTTGCACTGATATACCATATCATTCCACCATTAGCCAACTCAGCTCATCTTCAATTGGTAAACAAACGTTTAAAATGGTCACAAAAAGGACATATCCGTCAGAGATAAGAATTAGTGCAAATGTTTGAATAGCAAATAACAAATGGTAAGCCTTATGAACATTGGAAATCAACAGGGGTGAACTTACGCGCAGTGTAAACAATAGTGTTGTGCACACCCCGTCACGTCGACGTCCACCTCCTGGTTCAGCAGCTTGGCCGCTGCCTCAGTCTTCATGTCCGAGTGGATCTCGTCCATGTCTTTGGTCCTGCGCTTTGTCTTCCATGTCTTTGCAATGTGCTTCTTCGCGTCACTTTTGTGATTTCCCGTTTGTTTGGACTTTCCCATGGTTGATCCTAGTGAGCAAAAAACAGAATATACAGTTATCAGCCATCGAAGCTCACAAACTAGCTATTTCACTCGACCAAATCAGATCTTGTGGAGTAAGTATGTATGTCCATTAGAAACATTCAGCTCAACGAACAGCAATGCAAGGTATTAGATCAACAAATCTTCACATATGTATCTTAGCTGTGCTTACCGTTTACACGTGTGACCGAAAGGAATGTATTTTCTTCCGGGTCAAGAAAAGCCACACAAGAAACACCCACTAACCTGTAGAGGGCGCCAAACACCAGTATTTGGAAAACATTGAAAACCAAAGTAATACTAGAGAGGCTTCtctcctcaactcctcgactcctcggtcctccggtagtgacccggaaatgaatttcagcgcgccattttgaaggacgtctcatttctgtaaatgcacaccgaggatcgagcgtcgaggaggctctctggaggagctataaccgaggatacactgatggttcctccacggctcctccgcggatgcatttccgggaacggtggaggcgtgacgcacggccggacttatctcagccaatgacagctctgcatgcatcccctggatattattttagaaactgctctcatcgcaactcgatgtttacagtgagaacagctgtgaggtccgtgcagaaagcagaacagtgtgtaaaatatatatcactcagtataacagacctactctctttatttgctttagtttagtagatatctacaaagagtcgatatttttctaagaccatttagtgcttcacataataaaatacacaacggctgtagcctgattatgctttaggagctgtcggtgtgtgtggtacagtgtcggtgcgtgttgtacacaGTAGCGCCAGCAGGGGGGACCATGGCCACCCTGATATATTTGTTGGCCTCCCCACTAgccccccaccacacacaccgcctcgccagtcacgtatgcatagtagtttatctgatatttaacaacaaatacacagccaGCGAGACGCTTGATTTGAGCTTCCAACGCTCATACTGCAGCCCTCTGCTACCATGGTAACACTCTGATACTCGGCGCACCACTCTGATACTCGCGCGCACCACTCTGAGATTCGCACAGATAGCAGCAGGTTGCAGCAAAACGTTTCTTTCTACTGACTGGACTGGAGTTGACAAAAATCCACCAGACTTCTAGAAGGTAAGTCGTATACGTTCgttgcctgttaagccccacaacactttaggctttagtgtgttagctttaggtagcaaaaaacggagatatgcttacctttagctGTTATGCTGATCAAAAatggtgttcaatggcattaaaacgagaaaaacgctggaagacctggaaaacaggctcggggctcagtaaaggctggcttgacttcaggtataattcgtctgtaaacacactttaaccctaaccccagtggcggctggtggaaaatatgtttggtggggctgttgatatagtgagtaaaaaaaatttttgggagaaatgaccccttcaattaggacttctggtgatgtaatggcgcgtttccagtgcagcgcggagctcgctttaatgctgcgttcagaccggacgcgatgcgaatattcgctttgctctaaacgctcctatcgcatcgctctagtcgctcgagtttcaccgcggctgccagctgtgtttactcacatcattcaaacaagacgcgctcgggagctacaactacaacaaaatgaacatattttaccgtgattaaattgtaatacacgtttctaaatgatgccgacgtaacaacatactggtaccggttagtaaaaaccatgaattaatgctttgacaagtctgcagacagacggcaggcgaaacacctttttaaaatgcttgttttctaaatggagcttggctaagctaatgttatatatgctccgaacgtccacactcacaacaacggcctacagacataaataaaccag harbors:
- the znf593 gene encoding zinc finger protein 593, yielding MGKSKQTGNHKSDAKKHIAKTWKTKRRTKDMDEIHSDMKTEAAAKLLNQEVDVDVTGCAQHYCLHCARYFVDMRSMKEHFKTKVHKRRLKKLREEPYTQAEAERAAGMGSYIPAKTVEVKTQTVEEDMD